The Verrucomicrobium spinosum DSM 4136 = JCM 18804 genome includes a region encoding these proteins:
- a CDS encoding Gfo/Idh/MocA family protein: MNSPTSLQNTNTRRDFLKNATRATAGLSVLSGISIPYVHAQGDDTVRAALIGCGGRGAGAASNSMSVGNASIRLVAMADVQKNRLDAAHEALSKKHPDKMSVSEDAKFIGFDAYKQAVDMLKPGDVAIFATPPAFRWVHFKYAIEKGVNIFMEKPLAVDGPTAKRMLELNEEAKKKGLKVAVGLMCRHCKIRKELYNRVQDGAIGDLILARAYRMQAPVASCFSKRRPEETPELIWQIQRFHSFLWASGGSYSDFFIHNIDEACWMKNDWPVEAQASGGRTDRGEYVDQNFDHYSVEYTWKDGSKFFFEGRNITGCRNEFSTTIHGTKGSAIVSTAGHLPARSAIFKGQRRSAEETVWKGESPEPNPYQLEWDDFLHAIRHNETYNEMERGVQASLVTSMGRMAAHTGQIITYDQMLNCPHEFAPDVDKLTLDSPAPIREDANGRYPVPLPGVNRDREFAVPA; this comes from the coding sequence ATGAACTCCCCGACCTCCCTTCAGAATACGAATACTCGGCGCGACTTCCTCAAGAACGCCACCCGGGCCACTGCCGGACTTTCCGTGCTCTCCGGCATCAGCATTCCCTATGTGCATGCCCAGGGGGATGACACGGTGCGGGCTGCGCTGATCGGGTGCGGCGGTCGTGGCGCAGGCGCAGCCAGCAACTCCATGTCGGTGGGGAACGCCTCCATCCGCCTGGTCGCCATGGCGGATGTGCAGAAGAACCGGCTGGATGCGGCGCATGAGGCGCTCTCCAAGAAACACCCGGACAAGATGTCCGTTTCGGAGGACGCGAAGTTCATCGGGTTCGATGCCTACAAGCAGGCGGTGGACATGCTCAAGCCTGGAGATGTGGCCATCTTCGCCACGCCCCCCGCCTTCCGCTGGGTGCACTTCAAGTACGCGATTGAAAAGGGCGTGAACATCTTCATGGAAAAGCCGCTGGCGGTGGATGGCCCCACGGCCAAGCGCATGCTGGAGCTGAATGAAGAGGCAAAGAAAAAGGGGCTGAAAGTGGCCGTGGGCCTCATGTGCCGCCATTGCAAGATCCGCAAGGAGCTCTACAACCGTGTGCAGGACGGCGCTATTGGGGATCTCATTCTGGCACGTGCCTACCGCATGCAGGCCCCCGTGGCCTCCTGCTTCTCCAAGCGCCGCCCGGAGGAGACCCCGGAACTCATCTGGCAGATCCAGCGTTTCCACTCCTTCCTGTGGGCCAGCGGTGGCTCATACAGTGATTTCTTCATCCACAACATCGATGAAGCGTGCTGGATGAAGAACGACTGGCCCGTCGAGGCGCAGGCCAGCGGCGGGCGCACGGATCGAGGAGAGTACGTGGACCAGAACTTCGACCACTACTCAGTGGAGTACACCTGGAAGGACGGCTCCAAGTTCTTCTTTGAAGGGCGCAACATCACCGGCTGCCGCAACGAGTTCTCCACCACCATTCACGGCACCAAGGGCAGCGCCATTGTCTCCACGGCCGGGCATCTGCCGGCCCGCAGTGCCATCTTCAAAGGGCAGCGCCGCAGCGCAGAAGAGACCGTATGGAAGGGCGAATCCCCGGAGCCCAATCCCTATCAACTGGAGTGGGACGACTTCCTTCATGCCATCCGCCACAACGAGACCTACAATGAGATGGAGCGTGGTGTGCAGGCCAGTCTGGTGACCTCCATGGGACGCATGGCGGCGCATACCGGCCAGATCATCACCTATGATCAAATGCTGAACTGCCCGCATGAGTTCGCGCCGGATGTGGACAAGCTCACGCTGGATTCACCCGCACCGATCCGCGAGGACGCCAATGGTCGCTATCCCGTGCCGCTCCCCGGCGTGAACCGGGATCGCGAGTTCGCCGTTCCCGCCTAG
- a CDS encoding helix-turn-helix domain-containing protein: MTNAPVPPAASDSAADPRQSLLNSRLVDLYGNEPELAQFPRLTAELLRELTISDFAVYGEVDHTTWQNRGMCTDDSPNVREALNRYATTPRGHPFFEALPQYYQGRVLFAAECMSPAELAANPIIQQVYGPIGVKHVLGFNFPCDTKVIAFGAMRRSSVPFKEEDRAIATLLRQHFETLYTHASQRAARNMGLRQRLMLVYPELTPRQLDVAVWLAIGKSNPVIAQLLNVTQAGVKFHLRSIFNHIGAEDRTTAALILSQAAPGFVPSEGANPRPPALQTARASDAHGLSPGEDAPAPAPARSPVRG; the protein is encoded by the coding sequence ATGACGAACGCTCCTGTACCCCCAGCCGCCAGCGATTCCGCCGCAGACCCCCGCCAATCCCTGCTCAACAGCCGACTCGTGGACCTGTATGGCAATGAGCCGGAACTCGCCCAGTTCCCCCGTCTGACGGCGGAGCTGCTCCGTGAGCTGACCATTTCCGATTTTGCCGTGTATGGAGAGGTGGACCACACCACCTGGCAGAACCGCGGCATGTGTACAGATGACTCACCAAATGTACGGGAAGCCCTGAACCGATACGCCACGACACCACGGGGTCATCCCTTCTTTGAGGCCCTGCCCCAGTACTATCAAGGACGTGTGCTCTTTGCGGCGGAGTGCATGTCGCCCGCGGAACTCGCGGCCAACCCCATCATCCAACAGGTGTACGGCCCCATCGGCGTGAAGCATGTGCTGGGGTTCAACTTCCCCTGCGACACGAAGGTGATCGCCTTTGGAGCCATGCGCCGGAGCAGCGTTCCCTTCAAAGAAGAGGACCGGGCCATCGCGACCCTGCTGCGCCAGCATTTTGAGACCTTGTACACGCACGCCTCCCAGCGGGCAGCGCGGAACATGGGGCTCCGCCAGCGGCTCATGCTTGTGTACCCGGAACTCACCCCAAGACAACTGGACGTGGCGGTGTGGCTGGCCATTGGGAAATCCAACCCCGTCATCGCTCAACTGCTGAACGTCACCCAGGCCGGCGTGAAATTTCACCTGCGCAGCATCTTCAACCACATCGGCGCGGAGGACCGCACCACCGCCGCGCTTATTCTTTCGCAGGCTGCTCCTGGCTTTGTCCCCAGCGAGGGGGCCAATCCCAGGCCACCCGCCCTGCAGACGGCCCGGGCATCAGATGCTCATGGACTCTCCCCGGGGGAAGACGCACCCGCCCCGGCCCCAGCGCGTTCCCCAGTCAGGGGGTGA
- a CDS encoding thermonuclease family protein, whose amino-acid sequence MPPRAAISNFIMTVVILFFMLMLGMLLKARYRLPSEAKGESEDSVPKAIPVAIPVEETVYETRAYKEGDWWVLPHPELVVSRASEPDTLRIRSGPKEDVFTLYFVDAAETTWMRPRRLRDQAEFFRKAPDDLVIEAGTKALGWVTDLLSKRPFTVYTKWGRVPETERYYAFIKVEVEPGKFEDLGEMLVRRGYASPAGQQTRPMPESLPPVERYIASLGKAMAQAKAERTGLWHAVTP is encoded by the coding sequence ATGCCGCCCCGCGCCGCCATCAGCAATTTCATCATGACCGTGGTGATCCTGTTCTTCATGTTGATGCTGGGCATGTTGCTGAAGGCCCGCTACCGGCTGCCATCGGAAGCGAAGGGGGAGTCGGAGGACTCTGTGCCGAAGGCCATCCCCGTAGCCATCCCGGTGGAGGAGACCGTCTATGAAACGCGGGCGTACAAAGAGGGGGACTGGTGGGTGTTGCCCCACCCGGAGCTGGTGGTGAGCCGTGCCAGTGAGCCAGACACCCTGCGCATCCGCAGTGGACCGAAGGAGGACGTCTTCACCCTCTACTTCGTGGACGCTGCTGAAACCACGTGGATGCGGCCCCGTCGGTTGCGCGATCAGGCGGAGTTCTTTCGCAAGGCTCCAGATGATCTGGTGATAGAGGCAGGGACAAAGGCGCTGGGCTGGGTGACGGATCTGCTCTCCAAGCGCCCCTTCACCGTGTACACGAAGTGGGGGCGGGTGCCGGAGACGGAGCGTTACTACGCCTTCATCAAGGTGGAGGTGGAGCCTGGGAAGTTTGAGGATCTGGGCGAGATGCTGGTTCGCCGGGGCTACGCCTCGCCTGCGGGACAGCAGACCCGGCCCATGCCAGAGAGCCTGCCCCCCGTGGAGCGCTACATTGCCAGCCTGGGCAAGGCGATGGCACAGGCCAAAGCCGAGCGGACGGGACTGTGGCATGCCGTCACCCCCTGA
- a CDS encoding helix-turn-helix transcriptional regulator — translation MESAAMPGRPATASASSSFDDLGALHELCRLRSTLEGFAAVRLCQHPRRQEVLDDFSRRLESMHAWARQGRLLEFRQEDGELHRRLVASCDSEALMHCWEHVNARLEAWIQHVQEVYWPSLMTLYREHEFLIQAWASDEPWVAEAATHQHLEAGWFRVAAARGESSPVMDPVERATSFLCTHYASAVEVGWLAQNVSFVSASHLTRCFRQKLGVSPYAFLRQVRMERAAQLLKTSADAVAVIALKTGYKNVSHFVRDFREKYTMTPKRYRDG, via the coding sequence ATGGAGTCGGCGGCGATGCCCGGCAGACCTGCGACGGCTTCTGCCAGCTCGTCGTTTGATGACCTGGGCGCCTTGCATGAGCTCTGCCGGCTGCGCTCCACGCTGGAGGGCTTTGCCGCGGTACGTCTCTGTCAGCATCCCCGTCGGCAGGAGGTGCTGGATGACTTTTCCAGGCGCCTGGAGTCGATGCATGCCTGGGCCCGGCAGGGCCGCTTGCTGGAGTTCCGCCAGGAGGATGGGGAGCTCCATCGTCGCCTCGTCGCCTCTTGTGACTCAGAGGCGCTCATGCATTGCTGGGAGCATGTGAACGCCAGGCTGGAGGCCTGGATCCAGCATGTGCAGGAGGTGTACTGGCCCAGCCTGATGACGCTCTATCGCGAGCATGAGTTTCTCATCCAGGCCTGGGCATCGGATGAGCCCTGGGTGGCAGAAGCCGCCACGCATCAGCACCTGGAGGCGGGTTGGTTCCGTGTCGCCGCAGCACGAGGTGAATCCTCACCCGTGATGGATCCCGTGGAGCGCGCCACATCCTTTCTCTGCACCCACTATGCGAGTGCGGTGGAGGTGGGCTGGCTCGCACAGAATGTCAGCTTTGTGAGTGCCAGTCATCTCACCCGGTGCTTCCGGCAGAAGCTCGGCGTCTCCCCCTACGCATTCCTCAGACAGGTCCGCATGGAGCGGGCCGCCCAACTCTTGAAAACCAGTGCGGATGCCGTGGCGGTGATTGCCCTGAAGACGGGGTACAAGAACGTGTCCCACTTCGTGCGGGACTTCCGGGAGAAATACACCATGACGCCCAAGCGCTACCGGGATGGGTGA
- a CDS encoding MFS transporter, whose product MSQTVTRLRDLTKQQKRSGLAAWLGWLFDGLDMHLYTLVATPFVAALLLTDTGDPQVKVKSAIIQGLFLVGWALGGAFFGRVGDLLGRRKALVLTILTYACFTGLSAIAQTWWQLGIFRFLAALGIGGEWAVGASLLVETWPKNWRPWIAAVLQSAVNCGIMLACLAGFILKEDESNRLIFLVGILPALITLWIRKAVPETEEWEAAQNKVKPPGVMELFSPQVRGVTWRVLLICAVSLTAHWAFMFWQQAHVRALPEFANVTAAEKNSVAVTSLFWVMVGSVIGNFVAGGLAKIMGYRKAIVLMLAAYAGSMWLCFHTTWSYQATLWLFALIGLCQGVFGLFTMCLPPLFPTLLRTTGAGFCYNFGRIVAAAGTVYFGLAATGKVDDYRIALLNAGYLFIPAAIVAFLLPQEKDQDDQVNQPAD is encoded by the coding sequence ATGTCCCAGACCGTCACCCGACTAAGAGATCTGACCAAGCAGCAAAAACGTTCCGGTCTGGCCGCGTGGCTGGGCTGGTTGTTCGACGGACTGGACATGCATCTCTACACGCTGGTGGCGACGCCCTTTGTGGCGGCCCTCCTGCTGACGGACACTGGAGATCCGCAGGTGAAGGTGAAGTCCGCCATCATTCAGGGGCTGTTCCTGGTGGGGTGGGCGCTCGGTGGCGCGTTCTTTGGCCGGGTGGGGGATCTCCTGGGGCGTCGGAAGGCGCTGGTGCTGACCATCCTTACCTATGCGTGCTTTACCGGCCTGTCCGCCATTGCCCAGACGTGGTGGCAGCTTGGGATCTTCCGCTTCCTGGCCGCCCTGGGCATCGGTGGGGAGTGGGCCGTGGGAGCTTCTCTGTTGGTTGAGACCTGGCCGAAGAATTGGCGCCCGTGGATCGCGGCGGTGCTCCAGAGTGCCGTGAACTGCGGCATCATGCTGGCGTGCCTGGCCGGATTCATCCTCAAGGAGGATGAGAGCAACCGCCTGATCTTCCTGGTGGGCATTCTGCCCGCGCTGATCACCCTCTGGATCCGCAAGGCGGTGCCGGAGACAGAGGAATGGGAGGCGGCTCAGAACAAGGTGAAGCCTCCGGGGGTGATGGAGCTCTTCAGCCCCCAAGTACGAGGAGTCACCTGGCGGGTGCTGCTGATCTGCGCCGTGTCGCTCACGGCTCACTGGGCCTTCATGTTCTGGCAGCAGGCGCATGTCCGGGCCCTGCCGGAGTTCGCCAATGTAACGGCCGCTGAAAAGAACAGTGTGGCCGTGACATCGCTCTTCTGGGTGATGGTGGGGTCGGTGATCGGGAATTTCGTGGCCGGCGGTCTGGCCAAGATCATGGGCTATCGCAAGGCGATCGTGCTCATGCTGGCCGCTTACGCTGGCTCGATGTGGTTGTGCTTTCATACGACCTGGAGCTATCAGGCCACGCTGTGGCTCTTCGCTCTCATCGGCCTCTGCCAAGGTGTGTTTGGCCTCTTCACCATGTGCCTGCCTCCGCTCTTCCCCACGCTGCTCCGCACCACCGGGGCAGGGTTTTGCTACAACTTCGGCCGGATCGTGGCTGCCGCGGGGACGGTCTATTTTGGCCTCGCCGCCACGGGCAAGGTGGATGACTACCGCATCGCCCTGCTGAATGCCGGCTACCTCTTCATTCCCGCCGCGATCGTCGCCTTCCTGCTGCCGCAGGAGAAGGATCAGGATGACCAGGTGAATCAGCCTGCGGACTAA
- a CDS encoding methyltransferase domain-containing protein — translation MKPEIASTNWNELYETGATPWDKGLPTPVLAEVQQRHPQLFQGEVMVPGCGTGSDARWLAAQGCRTTGVDIAPLAVDRARSLDAGQGVQYVLASLFDLPEELRGKFDLVWEHTCLCALDPALRKAYIQGVAAALKVEGHVAGVFFIDPEMDPGETGPPFGISPEELTGLWEEAGFRVQESWVPTTGYSGRVGRERVLIAVKAAKAVKAE, via the coding sequence TTGAAACCTGAAATCGCATCTACCAACTGGAACGAACTCTACGAAACGGGTGCCACCCCATGGGACAAAGGCCTGCCCACACCCGTGCTGGCGGAGGTGCAGCAGCGTCATCCCCAGCTCTTCCAGGGCGAGGTGATGGTGCCAGGCTGCGGAACCGGGTCTGACGCCCGCTGGCTGGCCGCTCAAGGCTGCCGCACCACAGGGGTGGACATTGCCCCGCTGGCCGTGGACCGTGCGCGGTCACTGGACGCAGGCCAGGGCGTTCAGTATGTACTGGCAAGTCTGTTCGACCTGCCGGAGGAACTCAGAGGCAAGTTCGACCTCGTCTGGGAGCACACCTGCCTGTGCGCGCTGGATCCGGCCTTGCGGAAGGCCTATATCCAGGGCGTGGCTGCCGCGCTTAAAGTCGAGGGCCATGTGGCCGGCGTGTTCTTCATCGATCCCGAGATGGATCCCGGCGAAACTGGTCCTCCCTTTGGCATCTCCCCGGAGGAGTTGACCGGGCTCTGGGAAGAGGCGGGGTTCAGAGTGCAGGAGTCGTGGGTACCCACGACCGGCTATTCGGGCCGGGTGGGACGGGAGCGGGTGCTGATCGCGGTGAAGGCGGCGAAGGCGGTGAAGGCGGAGTGA